The Carassius carassius chromosome 5, fCarCar2.1, whole genome shotgun sequence DNA window ATacattttagtgctgtcaaattaatcgcatccaaaataaaagtttttgttacttaataaatatatatatatatatatatatatatatatatatatatatatgtactgtgtgtgtgtgtgtgtgtgtgtgtactgtgtatatttattatgtatatatagatacacacacatgattgtatatatttcagaaaaatatgttattttttatattaaatatatttatttgtaatataaattatatgaatatagctagacgtaaatacatgtaaatattctcaaaatatatactgtttgtgtgtatttatataaatacatatatacggaagttctaagcggccatgctttattatttttttcctttttgttttctcgttataacgacttaattttctcgttttctcgacataacgaaagtcgttttctcgttataacgacttaattttctcgttatctcgacataacgaaagtcgttttctcgttataacgacttaattttctctaataagttacaaaagtgcgccagcaggtggcactatagacctgagtataactgatggggtgttgtacactgttcattttactgtacgcggacctacctcgtgatcgctataatttgtgcagtcttgttcattactgacatttaattgattcataaatgttaaatgctttaatcaacatgattattttgtgtattaagttcttgctagatgcatgagtttcaccaacgtaggctatttgtgatgtgctttttttccttattattaatctttattgttaaccatattgatgagaaatgtgatgtatatgtaaaatgcataggctaatttaattcagttttgttccataatgttgtaatcgttttttttctgcacacacacacacacacacacacacacacacatacacacacatacactgcacatgaacgatcttttcaaacagaagcttgtaacgcacatgatatctgccacagcatatcatgactaataaaaattacaaattatatataattttatttcaaataaatggaaaattaaaagtgagtttaatccaagcagctcaagatcttagaatagttctgcatccttctgaaggcactccgtctgtgttcgcggtgttgccatttaaacatgttaattacaaaaacaaaacgtttggtgtactttatttatgtacagtattgtataCGTTTATTACCTAGgtgaagcaaaatttgctgaaatatatgctacagtaagagcgcctgcatggctgtccatcagatgcctgtcaaagttgagttcgttagcaacagtaaaactgtcatgtcgagaaaacaaactttcgttatgtcgagataatgagaaaaataagtctcgagataacgagaaaaattggatgcgattaatcgtttgacagcactaggcCTACTTTTTTActtccaatttatttatttttttgcaacatttgtcattgtgttttaaaacgttattttaatcGTTATTAATAACGGtatcattattattcatattaaccAAATCTTTGATTGGCACTGTACTTTTCGTGAAGTGGAAGAGAGAAATACTGAATAACTACATATCCCATAATGCTTCGTGCTACCGGTTTAGGAAATTAGAAGGCGTAATGTAGATGTTATGTTCGAAAAAGTATATTACTTAACAATATATGGGGTTAATTAAACATAAATGGTATCGTTTTATCTTATATACAACAGTTATCGCACCTTTTGTCGTTTGCTACCTCAAACTACACTCGCTGTCAAATTCCAAAGGTAAGAAAGCTAACTTGCTAGCTGTCCAAACAAATACTATCATTGCATTGTTCCAGATGAAAAAGAATCCGTGTAAATTCGTATGTTGCGTATTCGTAGGACCAATGAGAGAACATACACTGGAATATTTCCTCAACAAGGGGACGATACAAAGAAAAGATGCTGCTGATATCGAGTGGTATCATGCAGCAAACAGTAAGAGCAAACTCACAGAGGCTCTACGAGGTGAGTAAAAACACGAAGAAGCATTTGCTTTGCAACTACAGTACCCTTTCGTTTGTCTTACGACGATATCATGATCGATCTTAAGAAATAATGTGTTACATGATGATGCTTTCTCTTTGTTTTTCATTGAGGTTATGCACAGATGATCGAAGCAGATGTACTTCTCAGGGCTCAAGATCCAAAAGTGCCTATTATGGCTCACCCACCTGATAATGACAGTGATATAACTCTGCAGGACTGGCTTAAAGAAGTTGTGAGATCAGACAAGGGAATAAAATTGGATTTCAAAAGgtggctgtttattattattattattctatattcttaaATATTGTTGACACTAGTCATATGGTTTGTTTAGATTGATTTCTCCCACACTGTCCTTGCTGTTGATGAATGAGTGACAGATCAGCATTGATTTGCATTTTGATCCACAGTCTCGCAGCTGTATCCCCATCCATGACTCTACTGGAAGAGGTCCGAGATCAGCTGCAGGGACCCGTGTGGATCAATGCTGATATTCTCCCTGGCCCTAGAGGCACAGCCACCCCTCTGGACCCCCATGTGTTTTTACAGGAAGTAGCACAAAAATCAGAAAATGATGTTCTCTCTTTAGGTTGGACCACTGGATGGGACGTAGATGGAGACAATCCCGGTAAGAATGTCACTACACTAAACTGACTAAAGTTGTGTATTTATTGGCAATCAGAAGTGAGCTATATATAAGTCGGGGGTCAGTAAGATGTAAAGAAAGTGAGaggtttattcagaaaggatgcattaagttgatcaaaagtgaatgcaaaggcatttctaatgttacaagtaatttctatataaaataaatgctgttgctattcatcaaagaatcctgacaaatgCTCACTTTCCACAACAATATTAAGCCGAAGTCAACATTAATAGTAAGGCATGTTTCCTGAGCAtgacatcagcatattagaatgatttctaaagaatctcGTGACATTTAAATCTGGTTGCTGAAAATacaagaaacttttttcaaaaacatttaaaaatcttctgAACggcagtatacacacacacacacacacacacacacattatttagaATTTAAATCAAGTCAAAATCATAATGAAAAGCATATGAGTTATgtactgttttgttgttattagcATCTATTTGTTCTGTCCTTGTATGAAATAaaagtacttttattttttgCTCCCAGCCTTTTGATTTTACTTACCTTGGTGTATTCCAGCCTTATTATTCAGACCTTGATTATTATttgctgtgtttgtgttgttttggAAAATAGGTTATAGCTGGGAGATGATTCATCAGATGGAAGAATTATGCAGATCCCTAAAGCAACCAGTCACTTTTCCAATCCGAGCAGCTCTCCTTCCCATGTCCTTCCCACAGTTCCAGTGGCTCTTGAAGCAGTCAGACCGGTGAGAAAATCTCCATTAATCAGTCTATTTAAATGTATGTCCATATTTACTATTATAGAGTCTACTAAGCCACACATCTGTGTGAAGGAGCCTTTTTATTATCTTGGTGATTGATTTGTGTTATATAAGCAAGGAAGGACACAATCAAGTTCATTCTAATGCTTAGTAATTTCTTGCTGGATAATTTGGTTCTGTCTTATCCATTACACTTGTTTGTGACTGGAATAGAAACTCATTGCTTTACTGGAGGTCAGTTCTGAGGTATTAGAGGATGTGAAGGtcaggcttaaagggatagttcactctcaaattaaattttggtatgttttagcttacctcaaggacatccaagatgtaggtttctttgtttcctcagtatttcacattttgatatttttaggtccaaccgttcttgtctgtgactcacataatggatgtctatggtcaccacctcaaagagcatgcacagaggagtcaaaattaaacaattccccatcgtaagtacacattgatgacctaagacacgaaacgagtggattgtgtaagaaaacgaacagtatttatattgtttttacctcttgtacacaaccatgtccaactgatctgagtgcgcgattgcttcccgatgtgacgtgcgcgcgctctggcttattagtctgtgcaagcgcggaaagcgccggaagcgatctctcgcgcgtgtacatcactcattgtttacacttactgcctatggttgacacagatttcggaagtattacctttcactgtgaagatctaaacatatttagacgaacaggaaattgcaatggaagacgatttcaatatatccatagacaacgttgaatttttttcaaaaccatatttatttgaaacagaatacacagaccaagtactcaggagcgatccgctgcagcagcacgtcttcaagcctcagagacagagatctcttcaaaattggtggtgttttagtagcaagtgttgtgagatgccaacagaagtggagagcatatgttgtcacgaatggaacaactacaagacatTGACAGTaacgcatcacacacctgcctgattgaagatcctgatttttctccgctgttgagacgcagcgttttgcacgttgtttagtttgccacgtataaactggaggcgacgtccaatgccagagggacccaatggcacgctgtcaatagagtgagtaatgtgttgtatttttattataaacgcaacgagtatagggtgcattataaacattaatttattacaattactgcaatatatttcagacagtgcagatggtGGCGTGGCGTgtagtaaacaatgagtgatgtgcatgcgcgagagatcgcttccggcactttccgcgcttgcgcagactaagtcAGAGCGCGCGCGCatgtcacatcgggaagcactcgcgaactcagatcagttggacgtggttgtgtacaagaggtaaaaacgatataaatactgttcgttttcttacacaaaccgctcgtttcgtgtattaggtcatcaatgtgtacttatgatggggaattgtttaattttgactcctctgtgcatgctctttgaggtggtgaccatagacatccattatgtgagtcacagacaagaacggttggacctaaaaatatcaaaatgtgaaatactgaggaaacaaagaaacctacatcttggatgtccttgaggtaagctaaaacatatcaaaatttaatttgagagtgaactatccctttaagcctccTCTACAGAGATAGTGCTGCTCTTCAACAGTTGTTTTAAAGGTGTTTGTCTTTAATGGGAAGTATGCTCTTTATTTGTACCATAAAAGAGCATCAATAGGAATTGTTTAATGAACAATGTTATTTGTGCTTTGgattatttgacatttttataataagatGCCAAATTTAAAAgagcattcatacatttttattcagtggtgaagTTGATTTATTTTCTGCCTTAATGTCAGCCTTGTAAATGAGATTTTGTTTAACATCTCACCTTCTATCTCTCAGATACAGCCTGACTGTATGGACAGGTAAACATGATGTTCTTACAGTGGAGGATCTGTTACTCTACAGACAAAACATCAGCAAAACCAGGATTTACTATGATCTGTTAGAATCTCAGATCAAACAGTTTAAAGGACTACCTGGCTACACCTGAAAAGCAAATATTCACTTACTGATGTTGTCTTTAAGATGTAAAACagcaataaaacacaatctataaGTAATTTAACAAAACATCAGTGTGAACACACTAATCATGGTTTGGAATAGTGCATAAATATGTGAACTGggattaatctattaatatgtacTCTGTATTTGAGTCATACAATAAGGTTTAAACATGCATTTCATTGGTTGTCATGCTTAATTACCCACTAATGTACATAGAGACACAGATACAACTCCCAgagaaattttatatttttgtaatttatgtttgcattctgtaacattttgtaaccaCAAATGCACAATACATTTATGGGAAAAAATGTTTATGCCTCTAGCGTTCACTACAGTTTTAAATTTTGGGgttggtaatattttttaaaaattattattacagtttaaaatggtCATTTATTCcggtaatggcaaagctgaactttcagccaTCAATACTCAGACTTCAGTATCACACTATCCGTCCGAAAACATTCTAATCTACTGGTgctcaaataatatttattttcataagtaaaaacagtttttggtttatttttcagGTGTACTAGATAAATAGAAAGATTAGAAGAACAGATATATTCACAAAAAATAGTGAATGTGTTATTTCTTAaattagaacttttatttttgcaGAAAATATGTTCTCAACATGTGTAACTGCATGCAGAATTAAGTGCATACTGTACAACACATATATATGCAAGAAAGTGAAAGCAATGTTTTATACTGAATTTATTTACAGTCAGTGGTTAAATATATGTCACagtattttcttgttttgttaattctaAGACACTGCAGACATGAATCAGGTTTAAAGAGGAAGCAGTGCCTTAAATAGCaataaaatgtcaattttattaTTCGGTACACTAATGAGTGAGATCacaaagaacagaagtaaagtgcAGTAAAGTTTACAAATGATCAAAACAAACATATGTTCCCATTGTCCAGTCTGGAAAGTGCATAAAGATAGGTGGTTGAGATGTATAAATTGTATTTGTATTCTCTTCAGATTTTGGACTTAGGCTTCATCGACACGATGCTTTCCCTATCAAATCTTTTTTTCCCatcatctcaagaaatatctgcgtccacacAAAACCGACACAAAACAAAGTAGTATACTTGTCAGACCAGCATGTagcactgtaattctgccacaaaGATACACTAAAAACAGAGAGGACTTGGACTATGCGCATAAACATTGCGTGCGGTATACAAAAGAACATGGaacaataaatgtataaatgtgggttaatgttaattaaaagacaatcgttcagtgtttgttcatgtttttgttgacgtaacggtgtctgactaggggtgAGATGTGTGCTGATATTATCATTTCAGAAAGTATACAGATTGGCTGTACACACGAAAATGCAAGGGTGGCGTTTTCAGATTTATctactctgggacccggtttcaaaaaataTCGGTTTCACTCTCAGAAAACGGCGCATTCATCTAGACGAAATGTCTTTATGATAAAAAAAGATGCGTATATGGCTAAACGCATCTCCGTGGGGACGGGGCCTTAGTGTAGGTTGGCATATTACATTAAATACCCCAACCTTCCTTTGGGGTTTTTACTGACCAAAGATCTCCTCAAAATTGACCAGCTGCTTGATCTGTTCGGTTTGCATGGAGTGTCGTCTTATCAGACTCTTCTTATTCTTGTGATCTTTGGGATGGCTTGGGGCACAGGGCACAAAATGCCTAGATCCAGAAACAATGGGTGTAGTTCCTGCCAGAGGCTTGCTTACACTGTTCAGGCCAACACTGGTATTGACTTTAATATCTGGAATGGGTGCATGTGGATTGAGAGGTGGCAGATAACCAGGCCGGGTCTGTGAGATATGATCTAGGAGCAGGGCTCCGGATCCCCTCCGCTCCAGCATGGCTGGGCTCCTCCTCTGAACGAGACTCTCCAGAGACTCTCTGGATCCAGAGAGAGTGGAGGAGCGGCTGGTAACAAGCTTGCGTTTCTCCGTCCCCCCGGTTCCTCCTCCTCCAGTCTTCCCGAGGTCCTCAGAGGGTTGGCTTCCAAATTGAGGCAACTGAGAGTCAGAACTGTAGTGGTCCATTCCAATATTGCGCCGGCGAAACACGTTGCGTAGGCTTGAAACGGCCAGGTTGGGAAGACAGTCTGGGTTCCGGTCCACAGGGGCAGCATCTGAGATGGATGTCTGTTTGAGGTTCTGATGTGAGAAGGAGTGTGGTAGCAATTCACCATCATAAGACATCTTTCTGCTGAGCCATTTCTGTTCTTTTGTTAGTTCTCTTTCAGCATCAGATGTTGTCTCAAAGGCTCTAAACAGACCAGTAGAGTCCTTGACGTCGATGCTTTGGTGCCGAGCTACTGTCGCTCTCAGTGGAGGTCTGCAACCATTGTAACCAAAAGAGAGCTCTTCTTCAGGAGTGATATCTAGAAGCTCCTCGGTTAAGGATGAGGACTTACTTTGCTGCAGGAGCAGAGATGGAGGGATCTTCAGCCAGGGCTCAGAGTGAAGCCTCTGTAGATGCAACAGCTTTGCCACACTAGCTGCTTGCAGAGGGCTTGAATCTAGAGTCGGTGGTCCTTGCTTGGATGTGGACAGTGTTGATGTGGATCCCAGGGTATCTGATTTGTTAT harbors:
- the fam151b gene encoding protein FAM151B isoform X1, which codes for MGLIKHKWYRFILYTTVIAPFVVCYLKLHSLSNSKGPMREHTLEYFLNKGTIQRKDAADIEWYHAANSKSKLTEALRGYAQMIEADVLLRAQDPKVPIMAHPPDNDSDITLQDWLKEVVRSDKGIKLDFKSLAAVSPSMTLLEEVRDQLQGPVWINADILPGPRGTATPLDPHVFLQEVAQKSENDVLSLGWTTGWDVDGDNPGYSWEMIHQMEELCRSLKQPVTFPIRAALLPMSFPQFQWLLKQSDRYSLTVWTGKHDVLTVEDLLLYRQNISKTRIYYDLLESQIKQFKGLPGYT
- the fam151b gene encoding protein FAM151B isoform X2, whose product is MLLISSGIMQQTVRANSQRLYEMIEADVLLRAQDPKVPIMAHPPDNDSDITLQDWLKEVVRSDKGIKLDFKSLAAVSPSMTLLEEVRDQLQGPVWINADILPGPRGTATPLDPHVFLQEVAQKSENDVLSLGWTTGWDVDGDNPGYSWEMIHQMEELCRSLKQPVTFPIRAALLPMSFPQFQWLLKQSDRYSLTVWTGKHDVLTVEDLLLYRQNISKTRIYYDLLESQIKQFKGLPGYT
- the ankrd34bb gene encoding ankyrin repeat domain 34Bb, encoding MEDSTEVRTDGNSLLKAVYLCRLRLTRLLLEGGAYINESNERGETPLMVACKSHHADAQSVPKPKIIRYLLENGADPNIQDKSGKTALMHACIERAGDEVLSLLLSSGADPSLEDHNGSSALVYAVNAGGKDALRVLLDACKAKGKEVIIITTDKLPSGRQMTKQYLNVPPPPNLEDRLHCAAASCMCPSEIKLCTPLISPSTNNKSDTLGSTSTLSTSKQGPPTLDSSPLQAASVAKLLHLQRLHSEPWLKIPPSLLLQQSKSSSLTEELLDITPEEELSFGYNGCRPPLRATVARHQSIDVKDSTGLFRAFETTSDAERELTKEQKWLSRKMSYDGELLPHSFSHQNLKQTSISDAAPVDRNPDCLPNLAVSSLRNVFRRRNIGMDHYSSDSQLPQFGSQPSEDLGKTGGGGTGGTEKRKLVTSRSSTLSGSRESLESLVQRRSPAMLERRGSGALLLDHISQTRPGYLPPLNPHAPIPDIKVNTSVGLNSVSKPLAGTTPIVSGSRHFVPCAPSHPKDHKNKKSLIRRHSMQTEQIKQLVNFEEIFGQ